The following DNA comes from Hordeum vulgare subsp. vulgare chromosome 3H, MorexV3_pseudomolecules_assembly, whole genome shotgun sequence.
acgTCAGTAATAAAATATATAAACCGAATATAGTGACATGAATCTTGCCATTATTTCCTACCAAATAAAAACAGCATGGCCATTAATTATTGAGGAGCTGGTCACATGCATTTGTATCTTTAGGGGACAACATTTCATTATATTATCAGTTTAAAAGCACACCGCATACATGCATGCAGATCAAATCAAATCATGTCATAGTATAAATATGTAGTGCCTTCTCGAAACCAGTATACATTCAAAAACATTCCTGTCAATTGTGTGTCAATTGTATCTATAGCCAGCATAGGCTGTACGTTAGCTATGATAATATATTATTGCTAGCTAGGAGCTGGTGAGCTCAGGGAAGACCTAGGCTTATATAATAACTATTTTGTACTAGCAGAAAGAAGAGAACAATTCATCGCTGTCCGATTACCTCTCTAGCTGTCCCCGTATCAGACACATACGCAAGAgaatacacacacacacccacataCATAAGTGCATGTACAATGTACATGCACCTGAGCATCTTGATCTTGCTAATTTTTTTCCTCTCCAAGGGAATGGGGGTATGCACATGGATCTAGTCAAACACAAGCAGGCAGTCAAATTAATTAACCTGGCTGCAGGCTCGCTACAGCAGCAAATCAGTGGCCAGAAACAGTGGGCGTGTACATATGTAGGCTTTGCACGAAGACGCTAAAAGAGACACACAAATGGAAAGTGAATGGTTGCAAGGCCAGGAAAGAATAGATGAGCAGCAGGGCCATCATACATGCAAGGATCCATCATAGGGTTGATGCAGCAACACAACATTACTGATCTACACATGTATAGGTGGGGTGTTAGCCCTGCGAGGCTGTGACTTTATGCGTGAGTCCACAGTGACACTACACAATGTTGCACTCATGCAAGACAAGGGATACATTTGTCCACAGCCTCGCTGTGTGCCCAATGCAAGCCCCACTACAACTATTTTGTGCGTGGGATGGGGCAGtgcgtgaggccagcccaagcacTATTGGGCCATAAAGACAGATAGATAGGCCATTGTTGCATGGAAAGCGTTGCATGCaccagagagagaaagagagacaaTCAATACCATGCAATAGTCATGCACTATAGATCCATGAGAGAGAGAAAGATGGTGTGTGAGAGGAGGGGGGACAGcccttctctccctccctcccctcactAGGATATGGCCTCCGGCTTATAGTTAAGACTCAAGATTTGCCATTGTTTCAAAGTTAGATACTTGTATaaaatctctccctctctctctctctccctcatccCAGTATCCTATACCCAGCCAAAGAGACACCAATAATAGATAAAAGGTAAATGTGTAGAGAGCGAAAAGGGTGGGAACCCACACCTCTGAGGAAACTAACACAAAGGTCAACAAAAGAAGTGGAGGAAAAGGAAAGGTAAAAATGAAGAGTGATTTTCCTTTTTGCAGtaatctccctccctcccccctctgcTCATTTGCATAGGTTGTAGTAACATGGAAGCCAGCCGAATTTGCAATAAGAACAAAATGGGAGGGGTTGTGGGGTTAAAGCATTGACCAGCATCGATCGCTTCCATCATTCATAAGCTCAAGTTAGATTCTCGTTGTCTCCCCTCTTCATGCCAACCCCCACATGCTTGtgtgcccctcccctcccctccctctcatTGCGCCCAAATAATCTCAAAATTTTCTCAGCCTCAAATATATAACCCCAAAGAGAAAATTGTCACTACCATGTTTTTCTCTTTTCAAGAACAGTACTGCCATCACTTGAGATAGCAAAACGTATGTAGATACGTAGCCCTCCCTCCGACCCAAAATAAATGAGAGAGTTTGAGTTTAAATTTTCAAATTTTAACTAAAACCAACATCACTtattttaggatggagggagtacatatacAAGAGTCCTCTATTAAATGCACTTTGCTATAAGTAAAATAATTTTCATTGGTTAACTGGCAGAAAATAAGAATTTACGCCAAACAAATTCCATCAAGGAGAGCAAAGTAAGTGCTGCCCGGCGCTAAATATGGAGTACATCCACTAAGATATTATATGCGATAAGCGGCCAAAAATCGTACATTTGTGAACAAATGGAGCACTGGCGTATAGGGAAGACAATATAGTAAATAGTGTCATATAGCCCAATCGACCTTGTGTGGTTTCAAAAGGATCATTTGAGCAGAAAAAAGTAGTAAGGCATGATATGAAAATCAAGTACCAATCGACCTTTCTTGTCCATGTTTCAGTGCATCAAAGAACATGACCCACCTAGCTATACCAACACACACATGCACAGAACagaaatattttttgtttttgttttaaaaCATCACCTCTCAAAATTCTCAAAAGAAGACCTCACTAATTATCTAATCAAAAAACAGAAATGAATGTAGAGCCTAACGAACACATATCAAGTCACCAGGAAATTAACTATTGAAATTCAACATCCATGCATGCATGATCTCTCTACAAAAGACACTACTTAATTAACAGCCCAAAAGGATCATCTGATCATGCATTCTCGTCGACCGATCTCCTGTGATAATGTGGATATAAATAACATATGATTAATTAGTTCTAAGCCTTACAAGGAGATAGTAGAGCAGCCATGTCTCATGGGAAGCCATGAGGGGAGAACAACGAAGAGGGGCCTCCTTGCCCTGATCTGCTccctccgccgtcgccgccgccgccgtcgccgtggtTCATCACGTCCATCCCTAGGTTCAGGTACACCATCCTGTTGTCCAAGCTCAGGTTCATGCTCGTGCTCGTCCCGCCGGTGCCGCTGTACACGCCACCGCCGCCAGCGCCCGGATGGTGGTCGCTGTACATGGGCACCATCGCATTGCCGGCCGCGTCCTCCCTGGACATGACCATGGCCGCCGACTGCACGAGCTCGAGGCAGAGGCGGAGCTTGTTGGGCTCGATGTGGGTGAGGCCCGGCACGGCGCCCTTGAAGAGGAAGTCGGAGGTGAGCGTGCGGAGGATGTCGAGCGGCGTGACCCCGTCGACGGTGCGCACGTTGGGGTCGGCGTGGTGGTCGAGGAGCACGGCCACCATGTCCGGgcagaccatctcggcggcaaCGTGCAGCGGCGTCTTCCCAGCGGGCCCAGCCGGGTGGTTGACGTCGGCAGCGCCCAGCTCCAGCAGCGCCTTGACCACCTCCCGGCTACAGTTCTCGACGGCGTAGTGCAGCGCGAGCGCCTCGTCGAGGTTGAGCCCCTCCCCCATGACCATGAGCTTGACGAGCTCTACGTCGGAGGAGTCGAGCGCGCGGCGCATCCGGCGGATCTTGTTGTGGTCGTcgagctcggctgcggaggcgtcgATGACGGAGccctggtggtggtgctgctgatGCTGCTGGTGGTGGGCGAGAAAGGGGGAGCGGCGGGACATGGAGGACTTGAGGCGCAGGTCGTCGATCTTGGCGACGACGTCGAGGGGGAGGTGCTTGGCGAGCACCTCCGGCGGGAGGCCGGACTTGGCGACGAGGTGGGAGCAGGTGTTCCAGAGCTGGTGCAGGTCCTGCTTGCGCGACGCCATGAGCACCTTCATCACGTCCTCGATGGACGCCTTCTCCACCATGCCCGCCAGCTGCTTCTGCAAAACCACAAAGCCATGACCGTCGCAAAAAGCTCAATACTTTTTCCACATCCATCATATGTACACTCACAAGTTGCAAAAGCTCACAGCTCACAGCTCACAGGTATATCAATATGGCATGGAGAGACCGAGAGAGCTTACTAGAGGAGACGATATAAAGGAAAAGATCTCTACCCATATATGAGATGTGCATAGTGGATTGTCCGTCCCTGTGCATAAAATATAAGGCGGAGGAACAGAAGGGCTCAACAGTATGTATGTATAGCGCGCAGCATCATGGCGCTGATTGGAGACAGGATTAAAGGGATTGGGGGGAAAAGTTTTGGAGAAAGGGAAATCAATTAACCGTCTCACAAAGAAAACTAAACCCTAGCGCCAAATCGCAAATGAGGAGCAGAAACAAAGCAAGAAAGTGTGTGCCTTTCCGAGTGCTGCCGAATCGCTCGCTACTTGCAGCCGTGGTGTGCTGCTCGTGCCCCAACAGTGGCGGCCATGGTGGCATGGGAAGGAGCAACAGTGACCAAAAGGAAAGGAGAAATTTACCATTAACGAACCCTAGCTAGCAACAAGAGCTGAAAGCAAGGGGGGGTGTGGTGTGGTGGATCGATGATGGGTGACGGAAAGACGGATGGATGGACGGGTAAAGAGAGAAGGAAAGAAAGCGgcgggcaggcaggcaggcaggcggcaggaggaggaagaaagcgcGCACGTACGTATGCATATGCAtatacgcacgcacgcacgcgtgCGCGCGCTGCCTGCAGACGACACGACgggtcgacggcgacgacgacgacgacgtcgacgacataCTGCGCTACACAGTCGAGTATAACTTGGTTTAAAAAGGTACGGACAGAGATCAAATCAATGCTGCTGCAGAGATCAGAATGCTCGCCGATCCCAACATAACCAACCCCATCTTGATCCCCACAATCGGCGATCGATCCCCACCCAGCcccaggagagagagagagattggaaCTTTCTTGATTTTTTTGTTCATGGGGAAAAAGAGATGGGGCGGTGAGCAAGAATTGAGAATTGGGGATTAATTAGGGAGAGCATGTAACTAATTAATTACCTGGGTGAGGAGGGCGAGCTCCTCGACGCCGAAGGAGCGGGCGACGGTGAGGGTGTCGAGGGCCAGGTCGACGGCGGCTGCGCAGTGGGTGTGCCAGCAGCCGCGCTCGCCGCACCCGGGCCTGGGCTCCCCCTTCTGCGGCACCAGCGACACCTGCCCGCTGTACAGGAACTGGAGCACCAGCAGGAACACCTCGTAGCTCACCGAGTTCACGGGTATCACCGCTCCCGGCGCCATGGCCGCCGCGGAGGCCGAGCCGGAGCCTCCGGCGCCGCGCGGGGAGGAGGCGGATGCACCGGAGGGCGAGCGCGGGCTGAGGTGGTCCATGAGCACCGCGCCGGGGGAGCCGGCtgcggccgcggccgcggcctGGTCCGCCGCGGCGCCGCAGAAGAACTTGCGgaagaagaggctgcgcgcgGCGAGGATGCAGCGGTGCGCGTGCACCAGCCGGCCCTCCACGCTGAACGTCACGTCGCTGAAGGCCTGGCCGTTGATGAGCAGGTTGAGGTAGTCCATGGAGAGCGACTTGAAGGTGTCGTCCATGGCcgcccgccgcgccgcgccgcaccAGCTTCTCGctaatcctcctcctcctcctcctccctctatcAGTCAAttcggagagagggagaggaggaagaagaagctggATGAATCAGATCGAGCTAGAGCTGCAGCTGGAGCTCGAGGGAGAGGAGTGGAAGAAGCCGTTGGCGCTGCTGGCTGCttcgctcgtctgccccttctgccggctgctgctgctgctgctgctgctgctgcgcttgTTGTTGCCCTCCAATCTCGTGCTGCATCGCCCGATCTCTTTTGATCTTCTCTTCTGTCTGCAGTGaccacttcttcttctctcccctcttcacttctgtctctctctctctccctttctcCCCTTTATTTATGCAGTATTTTTCGACGGGTGCTCGTGCtggtgcccctctctctctctgtctccaaAGGTTATATGGAGGCTTGAGATTTTTTTGGGCCTGTgttggggggagggagggagggcaaTATGGGTGGCTGGCTGGGGACATGCATGAATAATTGGTGGGATTAAAATGGGAGGGGCGAAATTAACCGTACATATATGCCAAACAGAGCATGTATGTGTCTACACTTCAGGGGCCCGGAAAAATTTGGACCCAGAGAGAGTGGGAGCCCCCCCTCCAATTGGGGTGGGGGAAAATTAAGTGTGCCATGCTTTGACTGATGCAAGCCATAAATCATGTGTGATTGAAGTGTCTGCTTGCCTTGGAGAGCAGAGCTAAATTAAAGACGATGCATGTCTGCCTTTACATGAATTAAGGCTACGGTGTTGGGTTACACCATGCCCCGTCCGAAAATACCAAGGTGAACATAGTTCCACACGCACCCGTGTTAGCAGCAAAAATTGAGAGAGAAAAAACTACTAGGAAAAAAAATCTGACATTTCGAAGCATCAAACTTGGTTGCCATTCTTCTAACGTGTGCAGTTTTGCGAAGAAATGCATGACACCCATGTTATTCTTAGGGAAGATAATACAATCCTGACGTTATTCAAGGATCATGGGTATCATTTATTCAAGAATCTTCACACGTTAGCAGAATGACGATCAACTTTCATAACCTAGAATTTAAGAATTGCTTGATTTTCTTCTAGTATGTTTTTATCTACTGTTCTAACTGGTGCGCATGAAACCATGTTCCAAAAATTCCTGTCCATGCGCTGCCCTACAAATAGTGTAAACTCCAAATTATACCCTTCATAGAGCCATTGCAACCTCAAAATTTTACTTTATAACTGGTGCAAATGAAACCAAGATTTTTTTCATTTATTACATCACCaccaatatatatttttaatttgtGTGAGCATATGTGTAAACAAAACTAAGAATTAATTCTCTGTCCGTTTTTGTACTAGCTAGATGAACAATTACATAAACACATTTCTTTTTGTTTTACATTAAAAAAATTGTAAATAAAATGCGAATTAGTTAAGTCTCACTTGAGTAAGAGATAGACGTCGTCTCCATGGCTAGTAGGAGTAGTAAGTGATTTGATCGTATTAGAATTTCAACATTTTACATTTATTATATTCATGCAGGGTGCCACTTATCCCCGCCCTCCGTCCCAAACTAGGTTATCGTTATGCCACCTACAGAGATGTCATAGCCTCCTACGTCCTCCTCGTCTTTCCAAGTCGCTTGCATGTCATAACCCTAGCCGAAAAAGGGTTTACCCCCGCTTTGTATGACAAAGCAACAAACCGAAATATTCAACGATAGGTGCTGGGACGAAAGTAGCACAATCACGTTCAAAAGAAACGACATAACGTATCATAACCCTAGCTTCTGTGAGCAATTATAACCTATTTTTAGCTCGTCAGACAAAAATGTGTATCGTTTTTTTTTCCGGTGGTTAACAAATCAGTACTAGTAGGTGGTACATCCCAATTTTAGTGTATCAAAACATTTTGCAGCTATTAAATCCATACATATATATAGAAAAATAGAGATGTGGATATGTCAGAATAGGTGGCAAAAGAATATGACAAACACAGTGACACGCTGCCAAAAATGATTTGCTGATAATTGCATCCTACCttccaaaagaagaaaagaatgcaAGACCGGAAAAGAACCTGCGGGTAACGTATAGTCCAGAGATGCTGCACCTTCCCGGCAAATGACGTGAAAGAGAGCATGCATCCGTTGGAGACGCGTCTGCATGTATGCGTTTGTTTGTATATACGTATACAGCTATCCATGATCATTCCTTCTGTTGACTAACCTTGATCATAAGATTCCTCATCATGTTTTGTTAATAGGCCAAATGACAGGAGACCATTATTAAGTGATGATTAGGGAGTGACTAAAGTACTATAGGAACATATCTTTGTTAATTACTTTTGTGTTTTATAAGTGTGTTCATTAGTTCCAAATTATTCTCTGTGTTACCTAGTTGACtttgtagttctttctttttcatttttatgtCATGTGCATACTTTCTATGTG
Coding sequences within:
- the LOC123445486 gene encoding BTB/POZ domain and ankyrin repeat-containing protein NPR5-like; this encodes MDDTFKSLSMDYLNLLINGQAFSDVTFSVEGRLVHAHRCILAARSLFFRKFFCGAAADQAAAAAAAGSPGAVLMDHLSPRSPSGASASSPRGAGGSGSASAAAMAPGAVIPVNSVSYEVFLLVLQFLYSGQVSLVPQKGEPRPGCGERGCWHTHCAAAVDLALDTLTVARSFGVEELALLTQKQLAGMVEKASIEDVMKVLMASRKQDLHQLWNTCSHLVAKSGLPPEVLAKHLPLDVVAKIDDLRLKSSMSRRSPFLAHHQQHQQHHHQGSVIDASAAELDDHNKIRRMRRALDSSDVELVKLMVMGEGLNLDEALALHYAVENCSREVVKALLELGAADVNHPAGPAGKTPLHVAAEMVCPDMVAVLLDHHADPNVRTVDGVTPLDILRTLTSDFLFKGAVPGLTHIEPNKLRLCLELVQSAAMVMSREDAAGNAMVPMYSDHHPGAGGGGVYSGTGGTSTSMNLSLDNRMVYLNLGMDVMNHGDGGGGDGGGSRSGQGGPSSLFSPHGFP